From the genome of Leptodactylus fuscus isolate aLepFus1 chromosome 1, aLepFus1.hap2, whole genome shotgun sequence, one region includes:
- the APBB2 gene encoding amyloid beta precursor protein binding family B member 2 isoform X5, whose product MAERKNAKATACSSSQERPHASLDVPLQVEFPTPKTELVQKFHVLYVGMQSVPRPTGMDVVNDAIDSLLNPSDKEDWTPVIMNVADATVTVIKEKDEEVLVECRVRFLSFMGVGKDIHTFAFIMDTGNQHFETHVFWCEPNAGCVSEAVQAACMLRYQKCLVARPPSQKPQPPPPPADSVTRRVTTSVKRGVLSLIDTLKQKRPVADMP is encoded by the exons ATGGCAGAAAGAAAAAATGCCAAAGCTACGGCTTGCAGCTCATCACAGGAAAGACCACATGCCAGCCTTGATGTCCCCCTGCAAG TAGAATTCCCAACACCAAAGACAGAACTTGTGCAGAAATTTCATGTGCTGTATGTGGGGATGCAATCCGTTCCTAGACCCACAG GTATGGATGTTGTCAATGATGCCATTGATAGTCTTTTGAACCCCTCAGACAAAGAGGACTGGACACCAGTTATCATGAATGTGGCGGATGCCACTGTGACTGTCATCAAGGAAAAG GATGAAGAAGTCTTAGTGGAATGTCGGGTGCGTTTCCTATCGTTTATGGGGGTTGGCAAAGATATCCATACATTCGCTTTCATTATGGACACAGGCAATCAGCATTTCGAGACTCATGTCTTCTGGTGTGAGCCCAATGCGGGGTGCGTTTCTGAAGCTGTCCAAGCTGCCTGCATG TTACGGTATCAGAAGTGCCTggttgccaggcctccttcccagAAGCCACAGCCACCGCCACCTCCTGCAGACTCTGTGACAAGGAGAGTCACGACCAGTGTAAAACGTGGCGTTTTATCCCTGATTGACACTTTGAAACAGAAACGCCCGGTGGCCGACATGCCATAG